The DNA window CATCACAATGGTTAGAGAATTTTGTATTCCATCTCAAGCATTCCGATCCACACACATTCAGCTGAACACAAAGGAAAACTGACACCATGATTCAGCGAATTGCATTATTTTACAGCAACCATATCAAAAACTACCTGTTTCCCAATGATGAGGGGTCTGATGAAGGCAATAAGAACCTGCACTATAGGAAGATTAGACTAGCAGGCCAGGACATTCAGGACACAGAACTTCCACTGGAGAAGAGAGTACTGGCAGTCCACAACATTGGCCTACTGGGATACACAGGTATAGTGTAGTATAAGAAACGGGTGTGCGTAATGCTTAAACCTTATTCAACACTTTGTAAAGTAGTAAACTATATTGATTGAAATAAAGAGAAGAAACCTGCAATCACTGAATAGGTGTATCTCAGGGATCTCCAACtctgtttctggagagctaccctcctgtaggttcacaGCAACCCCAGtcgtaactaacctgattcagcatATCAATTAGCTAATTATATTAGAATCaagtgcgctagattagggttggagctaAAACCAACAGGATGGTAGCTCTGCAGGAATCAAGTTGGAGAAACCCTGTATTTAGCTAATCAACACTTTTCTTGACTGTAGCAGAGGCCACAAAGGTCACCTTGACAACATCATCTATTGTTTTAACACAAATGATAACCATCCTACGGGCGCTCTGTGTAAACAGTATTATGTAATGTTttctggcggcaggtagcctagaggttaagagtgttgggccaataaccgaaatgttgctggttcgaatcccagagccgcctaggtgaaaaatctgttgatgcaATTAACCAGAGATTATCCATTATATTATTTTCAaggtcaaatcaaactttgtcacatgcgctgaatacaagtgtagactttactgtgaataaaaaggggggggggggtcaaaatcaaatgtcagtatctggtgtggccaccagctgtattaagtactgcagtgcatctcctcctcgtggactgccccagatttgccagttcttgctgtgagatgttaccccactcttccaccaaggcacctgcaagttcccggacatttctgtgggggaaattgccctagccctcaccctccgatccaacaggtcccagacgtgctcaatgggattgagatccgggctctattcgctggccatggcagaacactgacatttctgtcttgcaggaatcacgcacagaacgagcagtatgttctggtggcattgtcatgctggagggtcgcgtcaggatgagcctgcaggaaggagaatgtcttccctgtaatgcacagcgttgagattgcttgcaatgacaagctcagtccgatgatgctgtgacacaccgccccagaccatgacagaccctccacctccaaatcgatcccgctccagagtacaggcctcggtgtaacgctcattccttcaacgataaacgcaaatctgaccatcacccctggtgacacaaaaccgcgactcgtcagagaagagcactttttgccagtcctgtctggtccagcgactgtgggtttgtgcccataggcgacgtcgtttccggtgaggacctgcctacaagccctcagtccagcctctctcagcctatagcggacagtctgagcactgatggagggattgtgcattcctggtgtaactcgggcagttgttgttgccatcctgtacctgtcccgcaggtgtgatgttccgatgtaacgatcctgtgcaggtgttgttatacgtggcctgccactgcgaggacgatcagctgtccgccctgtctccctgtagcactgtcttaggcgtctcacagaacagacattgcaatttattgccctggccacatctgctgtCCTCGTGCCTCcgtgcagcatgcctaaggcacgttcacgcagatgagcagggaccctgggcatctttcagtgtttttcagagtcagtagaaaggcctctttagtgtcctatgttttcataactgcgaccttaattgcctaccgtctgtaagctgttagtgtcttaacgaccattccacaggtccatgttcattaattgtttatggttcattgaacaagcatgggaaacagtgtttaaaccctttacaattaagatttgtttagttatttggatttttacatattatctttgaaagacagggtcgtgaaaaagggacgtttctttttttgctgagtttattgtGCAAGATGCTTCCTTGACTCAGGCTGCTTGACTAGACTGACATAAAATTCAAAAGGCAGTAAGGTCATTTCTGCATGACCAaatgtaaatatttttcttaGTTGAATATATGCTTTCATGAAGAATAAAAACCATGTAGGATATTGGGATTATAAATTCTATAATTGTAGCTACATCCACCATAACAAGAAATAGATACAATGGGTTGACATGACCACCGTTGTCATTTTTTACCCAAGTGCTATGACTGATTTTTAGAGTAGTACGTCACCACAGGTGGCTCATAGTTCAATGGTTGAGAATTCTAAACCCACATGAGCTAAGAGCACCCAAAACCAGAGTTCATTTGACCATTTGATAAAGAGCTACTGTGTAAATACTGCAATGCGGGTTGGATTGAACTGAGCCCCTAATCTTCATTTAAGGTGATTGCACTTTCCTTCCCAACACTGCAATATGCAAGTCTACGTTTAACATTGTTTTTTCACCCCATTGGGGATTTGAATTTACACTGCAAGTGGAAATGTCAGGGACTCAGCACATTACCACAGTGAGCCAACTGGTTTGCTCGTGATGGACATTTGATCATCAGAGCATGCCAGTGGACTTCAAGTATGCTTTAGTGAGAAAGTGTTGGGATCAGGTACAACTACGTTTACCCACCCCAAAATCATTCATAAGCAATTTCACCCACCCACAACTTCACACCAGAATGCATTTTATTAATTTGAATGGGTTGGGCAGAGGCTGAATTTGGGGTTTAGTTACACcctttaaccctaattgctcatgtaagtcactctggataacagcgtctgatAAATGTTTCGACATCCAATTGCGCCAAATTGTCGTGGTGAGGTATAACTCCTGTGGGCTAACTTTACTTGTTGGGGCATACTTACACAATGGATTGTTTTGGTCTCCGTGTATGCTAATGAAATGAATAAATTATATGAAGACAACTAAATGCATGTTTCGCACCACTGCACTGCTCATATAAACGCCAAGATTATATTCAGTGTCTTGTGAAATCAGAGCACATTGCAAAGCCATCGTGTGTCAATGTTTGATATGTAGCTACTAAAAGTAGATACACCCCAAGAGAGGTACTTTGCCTCTGAAAAGTATTACATCATTTTCCCAGGTGGCTATGCAGCAGCAACCTGTGCTGCAGAGTACATGCCAGCCATGGCAGACTTCCTCAAGCAACCCAGCCTGTCAGATGACCAGAGGATCTCTGTGCTGGAGGGGCTGTCTGGGGTCTGTTATGTCCACTTGACCAACCAGAAGCAGGCTCACTCAATGGGCCTCTACGCCACACTACAGGTAGCCTAGAGAAGGGTTATTCAACACTTACCCTATGAGGTCCAGAGCCTTCTGGTTCTTTTCTGATAATTCATTGCACCcagctggtgtcccaggtctaaagcAGTCCTTGATTAGCGGGGAACAATTAAATGCAGTGAAACTGGCATTGTGGTAGAGTTGGAGTTTAAAGGGCCTGGAGGTTAGAGCGGCAGTTAACTCTGGCTGTAGATGGTCACCTGCCATTgtggccttgagcaaggcactgaacCCATAAAATTCAATCTTAGCATTTAATTATAAGCCAAAATGTGTCTGACAATTTACTACACAATATTCTCCTACAGGAGCTGATGGACCCCACCTGCCCACTGTCTCTATCCACCAAGGCTAAAATGTGGAGCTGCTACTTGCTCAACATCCTGTGTTGTAACAACATCCCAGTTATACGCACCTTGGTGGGGTCACAGAGCCTGAGGCTGACCCTAGAGGCTCTGGAGGGACAGGACTGGTACGGCTGGCCGAAGAACTACGCTAGGGAACTGCTCTGCATGCTAGGGTTCTGGGCACCACAGGTTGTTACAACACTAGGCGCAGGACAGGTTACAGAGCAAAACAATGGCTCTTAAGCAAACTCATTTCTGAGCCTTTGTTTGAGGTCAGGTTTAAACATAGGCCAACGGATGTCACTATTCTTTTGGAAGTTTGAGAAATTAAAAAGGCAAGttagtaaaaaaaatgtttatttcacAGAAGTCCTGAAGCATATGTACACAGAGTGCATTAAAACAGCACTATAATgaacatttctcaaacataggttaTCACAAATATATTTAAACAGCAAAGATAAAAAGGGAAACTTCGCTTTTCATAATCACATGGTAAGCTGTTGTGGTTTATCAAAATAAAAATCTTATGCAAATAAGGCACAAGTATCTCTTCAGATGTAAGCAGAGAAAATATAAGAAGCAACTACAGGCACCAGTGCCAGAATGACAAGTCCATAACACAGTCCAGACATCTCCCAAATTTGAGTTACACCAGTGCACTGAAGTTCTGTCACTCAATCATCCTTTGAGGGTTCATCTTCCTGTTGTTCTGTGACATCATCCAAGACATCAGCCCCGGGTGTGAAATCACTGCTGGTACATTGGTCATCAGATTCATCTAGCGCTTCCAACTCATCTTCGGTACCAAGGGTGAACTCTTTCAAGTCATCCAGACTATCCGGACTCTTTCCAGTCAACCTCTGAGGAGATAGCGTGAGCTTTGAACATCACAAGCGACCTTAAGTTTAAAAGCATCCAGCATACAGACAAATACCCTTATATGTTGCATCAATTTCCCACTACTTACCTCTATCATGTCAGCCATGTGACGTACGTGCTGGGCCAGCTCCTGAAGCTCATCATTCTCAGTCTTCAGCTGGGCTATCTGCTCATCCTTGGCATCAATGTCTTTGTGCAACTAATCAAACAAGGTGATTGTCAATTTCTCAAACTGACTGTGTCAGGCTTCACCATCAGCTAAAAAGGTCATTTCAGACCCCACTATCAGCTTAAGTCAATGGCACTATATTCAAACGACCTGGGATCAAAATTCTACAAGAATGTGAAAAACAGACATCTCTGAAACAGACTAACACCCATTGTGCCAGAGAGACTGATTGACAAATTGCACCATGGGAAAGGGACAAGTTGATGGCTAAACAGTCAGCTTTCATCAGTGATGAACTCACTTTCTCATTCTCCTGGAGAACGCCGTAGAGCGCTTTTCGTCTCTCCTCAGCTACCTCCTTCCAGTAAGAGGAGGGAGGGGTTTCTGAAACAGGGGGGTAGGCCATTTCAATTGAAGAACCATTAGAGATTAATGAGAGAATATAGATATTTCTATGGGATTAAAAGTATGACATTGTACATATAGACAAAATAAACCCAGTCCATTTGTGAAACATGGATGTGATAAATGGGATTAGGATCATGGCCAGCCATAAAACAGTTAATGCTTACAATTCCTTGAATACAAACATACCTTTGACCATTAGTTCATAGGCCTCCTTGGTAACGCCATCAGGTAGATTTTCATTTTCTGTGTTTATAGATTTGACGGCAACTTCAGCCTTCACCCTCTTTGAGCCCTTCCCTTGTTCTGCATTCCACTGTTTTCTTTTGGGAACCACCTTTCCTGTCTAACAAAAACTAAGAATTACTTGATCAGCACAGTTGTTGGTAGATCATTTACCAATAAAatgacagctgcgccatacaggttgcaaaacaGTTGGGAAGAAACGTACAATGTCGATTCAGTGGCACATGATTAACGAACTGATACACAACACCTGCTCCAAAATTAAGTCTTTCAATTtaaaattatacaaaattctAGCAACCAATAGAATGTAATGTATATGGGGACAGTCATCCCAGCGCTGCAGATTCTGCTGGAGACAGTTATTAGGGCTGAGCCCAATTAGGCGACTGAGATTGTTTTAGTTGAGCAGTAACACATAGGTGTGCATacctcagtgaactaatccatttGAGGCATagactaaaagccaatttatgcttgatttCAAAATGTGGCCAGACTCCATATAGTGGGTGTGACACAAGTGCAGAGCCCCCagaagcaaaaaaaaaagaagctctGTACCACATTGCCCAAAATGTAATAATGCGGAAGGCACTGTACTGCTTCGCATTGACATGACTGGTTGACAGTAGTTGGGGGCAGTACATCCTATATAAACAAACTAATTTCCTTGACAACAGCGCTGTGAAGTAGTATGAATGTCCCAACTTCTGCTCTGgccatatcaccgtaaatgctgcatggccaaCGCCGATGTCGGATTGACCATGCGCCCAGATGCGCTTCTCTCCAGAATTGCCCCCCCAATTTATGCAGTCATCATTTTATAACTGTGTGAATTGTTTGATTATATATTAACATATATGACCAGCAGTACACTTACCATGAATTCATATCATTTTTAATCTACAATGTTAGGTTATGGTCATTtattttaatgcattcaatattatttACAGTCTTCCTGTTCTCAATGTCAGAGTGGCCACAATGTTTGCAGTCCAAATCCTACACTAcccttgtgagaaacaagtttcggTTACTATAATTCCATTTACAAGTCCTGTCAATTTAGTTATCGTCTTTTGTTTGGCGcactcctgtcaatgttaatTAAGGACGTgcacacatagaagtaggcctacacGCTGCCTGCATGCAAATGTAAGCATATAAATTTGGGGGATCTGATAGTACTTCTAATTGgcttaacgcaccaccactaatgacctTTGGAGCGTCTCAAAATAATGctttcacctcaaacagcaagaaAACGAAGTCTgatttacatccattgagaatcacaatagttcctcaatgaaCTTCAAAAGTATTTCCAGCTTGCTGCCTCTCCATAACCCCAAAAGGTCATAAAATAGGCTTCTTATCAGTGCTTAACTTGGACTGAAATACTCAGCTCCATTGAGCTCCCACCCAAGTCAATTGCTGCTTCTTATCCCTTGtgtaaatagcctacagctgtgtgtcCCGAGCTCAATGGTGCTGGAAACTGAGGGCCTAGAATATTTTacacaatgttgcaagttcactAGCACATTGCAGACAGGACCCCAAATTAATATGCGGTTTCAAGTTTGTTGCtgacaggccatgtgtagccaatgtgatttataggatatttttaatcaggatattttctacctgcaatgTGGGCTATTTTTTACGTAGTTgacaatggcaatagaagttatcATTTAGATAgcattttgattaaccacatgacaatgtgttcacctggccgtgctgctgctccagttccaactgttctgcctgcagctatggaaccctgacctgttcaccggacgtgctacctgtcccagacctgttgtcccagacctgctggaaccctgacctattcaccggacgtgctacctgtcccagacctgttgttttcaactctctagagacagcaggagtggtagagatactctcaaagatcggctatgaaaaagccaactgacacttactcttgtgttactgatttgttgcaccctcgacaactactatgattattattatttgacaatgctggtcatttatgaacatttgaacatctaggccatgtgctgttataatctccacccggcacagccagaagaggactggccacccctcatagcctggttcctctctaggtttcttcctaggttttggcctttccagggaatttttcctagccaccgtgcttctacaccggcattgcttgctgtttggggttttaggctgggtttctgtacagcactttgatatcagctgatgtaagaagggctatataaataaatttgatgaaGACAAATGAAATGAAACTTATAAATCATAACTGGCTCAATCGAGCGGTAGAAGTGGTAAGATAAGTTGGCAGGGTTAGAAGGAAATGTATAAATCAAAGGGGATTGGAAATTACACAAACAAAGACATTGATAGAAGACAATATTAACACTGACACACCCCCCACCCAAAAAAATACAACATGGTTAGCCAAATACACCGATTTGTGCAACAGTCCCCAGGACATACCAGCATTACTCTGCCAAGGTTCTTATTGACTGCAGCTTGCTGGAGGACTTGCAGAGTTTTCCTTGTAGGTCCCATGTCTTGAATGGACCCACCAAAAAAGCTCTGAAATAAAACATGAAGACAAACACATTTAAAGTTTAATCAAGTAGTTGGTTAATTGTGTAACAATTCAACAAAAAGCCTGTGCTCATGTGATTCCATACAAAACCAGTCAGGAGTGTCACACCCCTCTCCATGAAAAACCACTAAGGTACAACATTG is part of the Salmo trutta chromosome 34, fSalTru1.1, whole genome shotgun sequence genome and encodes:
- the LOC115173922 gene encoding geminin isoform X1, coding for MSIRKMKPGNKASDNIKSFFGGSIQDMGPTRKTLQVLQQAAVNKNLGRVMLTGKVVPKRKQWNAEQGKGSKRVKAEVAVKSINTENENLPDGVTKEAYELMVKETPPSSYWKEVAEERRKALYGVLQENEKLHKDIDAKDEQIAQLKTENDELQELAQHVRHMADMIELTLSPQRLTGKSPDSLDDLKEFTLGTEDELEALDESDDQCTSSDFTPGADVLDDVTEQQEDEPSKDD
- the LOC115173922 gene encoding geminin isoform X2: MSIRKMKPGNKASDNIKSFFGGSIQDMGPTRKTLQVLQQAAVNKNLGRVMLTGKVVPKRKQWNAEQGKGSKRVKAEVAVKSINTENENLPDGVTKEAYELMVKETPPSSYWKEVAEERRKALYGVLQENEKLHKDIDAKDEQIAQLKTENDELQELAQHVRHMADMIERLTGKSPDSLDDLKEFTLGTEDELEALDESDDQCTSSDFTPGADVLDDVTEQQEDEPSKDD